A region from the Lolium perenne isolate Kyuss_39 chromosome 4, Kyuss_2.0, whole genome shotgun sequence genome encodes:
- the LOC127293809 gene encoding putative B3 domain-containing protein Os08g0325100 has protein sequence MGIGCERCERRDELDYCNLDDRDKYFLMFMVDGYRREMIIPHDFLRRFRGVIPKEIKLETRNGHSYTVQVAKYPDKLVLGEGWGAFVETYHLQIEDSVVLRYNGNSQFNVIVFDRLGHEKASSVVADNAAVSTYVHERHIGNPETLGCSDGHPQPPEMQSPAENVNRYQGHAQPVRMQLSTENMRCSEPQPMQMLSPTPSLDHFVGHTQPMEMQPPTGIQNHSNCNPQSVQMQFACERTERHSNLQRDKSSQGRKTVASSSGDSLSLADDIEVCDTPTYMLGWNTHLSETQKKEVDQKVQSMHSDNPIFVSMMSKCNVTGTFTLSISKEYVERYVGDKERSICLQRLGKRWEVYFGGRPSEKRIVSGWRKFVKDNGIEMGDICIFELLKKCKTCTMEVQIICAKDINTPSKIGCDGLQERHKDATKTVDHSHSRPQLKKMQLRNETVQDSLVHPQPMQRQPPSKEKQLRLQRGNSSQGNKRDSLSSEDIGHEIDPLPQYITARFTRLTQVQEKAVKQKVQYIDSEFPIFVVVMQKTNVTGRFTLSISNKYVEKYLGGDVRSIWLVRQGQRCHVRFGRRPHDNSRIASGWAKFVKDNEVEIGDICLFVPLARRKLCAMKVHIIPAKDVS, from the exons ATGGGCATCGGCTGCGAAAGATGCGAACGGAGGGATGAACTCGACTACTGCAATCTGGATGACCGGGATAAATATTTCTTGATGTTCATGGTGGATGGCTACCGTCGTGAGATG ATCATCCCACATGATTTTCTGAGACGATTCAGGGGTGTGATCCCAAAAGAGATCAAGCTAGAAACACGAAATGGTCATAGTTACACTGTCCAAGTTGCCAAGTATCCAGATAAGCTAGTCCTTGGAGAAGGATGGGGGGCATTTGTCGAAACCTACCATCTACAGATTGAAGACTCTGTGGTACTTAGATACAATGGAAACTCTCAGTTTAATGTCATAGTTTTTGATCGACTTGGCCACGAGAAAGCATCGTCGGTTGTTGCAGATAATGCTGCTGTGTCTACTTATGTGCATGAAAGGCACATAGGCAATCCTGAAACATTGGGCTGTTCTGATGGTCATCCCCAGCCCCCTGAAATGCAATCTCCTGCTGAAAATGTGAACCGTTATCAAGGGCACGCTCAGCCTGTGCGCATGCAGCTATCTACCGAAAATATGAGATGTTCTGAACCTCAGCCCATGCAAATGCTATCTCCTACTCCAAGTCTGGACCATTTTGTTGGCCATACTCAGCCCATGGAAATGCAACCACCTACTGGGATTCAGAACCATTCTAATTGTAATCCTCAGTCTGTGCAAATGCAGTTCGCATGTGAACGCACCGAGAGACATTCAAATCTTCAAAGGGATAAATCAAGTCAGGGCCGCAAGACCGTGGCGAGTTCTTCAG GAGATTCTTTGTCCTTAGCAGATGATATTGAAGTATGTGATACACCTACATACATGCTCGGGTGGAACACTCATCTAAGTGAAACGCAGAAGAAGGAAGTTGACCAGAAGGTCCAATCTATGCATTCTGACAACCCAATCTTTGTGTCCATGATGAGCAAGTGCAATGTTACGGGAACGTTCACTCTA AGTATCTCCAAAGAATATGTCGAGAGATACGTGGGAGATAAGGAGCGTAGCATATGTCTTCAGCGacttggcaagaggtgggaagtgtaTTTTGGTGGTCGGCCTTCAGAGAAAAGGATTGTATCTGGATGGCGGAAGTTTGTAAAAGACAATGGTATTGAGATGGGTGATATCTGTATCTTTGAATTGTTGAAGAAATGTAAGACATGCACAATGGAAGTCCAAATCATCTGTGCGAAGGATATTAATACACCCTCCAAAATTGGTTGCGACGGACTCCAAGAAAGGCATAAAGATGCTACTAAAACAGTGGATCATTCTCATTCTCGTCCTCAGCTTAAGAAGATGCAATTGCGTAATGAAACCGTGCAAGATTCTCTTGTTCATCCTCAGCCCATGCAAAGACAGCcaccttcaaaagaaaaacagttaCGACTTCAAAGGGGTAACTCTAGTCAGGGCAACAAGA GAGATTCTTTGTCCTCGGAAGATATTGGTCATGAAATAGACCCTTTGCCTCAGTACATCACGGCACGTTTTACGCGcctaactcaagttcaagagaAGGCAGTGAAGCAGAAGGTCCAATATATCGATTCTGAATTTCCAATATTTGTGGTCGTGATGCAAAAGACCAATGTTACTGGAAGATTCACTCTA AGCATCTCCAATAAATATGTTGAGAAATATTTGGGAGGTGATGTGCGGAGCATCTGGCTTGTGCGACAAGGTCAGAGGTGTCATGTGAGGTTTGGACGTAGGCCTCACGATAATAGTAGGATTGCAAGTGGCTGGGCAAAGTTTGTGAAAGACAATGAGGTGGAGATTGGCGACATATGCCTGTTCGTGCCGCTGGCGCGCCGGAAGTTGTGCGCCATGAAAGTTCATATCATCCCCGCAAAGGATGTCAGTTGA